A window from Triticum aestivum cultivar Chinese Spring chromosome 6D, IWGSC CS RefSeq v2.1, whole genome shotgun sequence encodes these proteins:
- the LOC123140858 gene encoding protein FAR-RED ELONGATED HYPOCOTYL 3-like, with the protein MTLVDMILHYENAVVRIRENEARDDCTASQSLPVPVTSSRELEIAASHVFTPANFYMLQADLRKIGGMEIVEIKLGDGSQQYIVAWKNNRKSRFWVEYTPVNSAETIRCSCRRMIRKGLPCKHIFHVLKYLNISEIPKCLVLVRFTKDARLGLPARRTSDLLGFGWTGAAERMKYSQVSVLASEAMHAACKHPTLWDQLQESLKTVIAKSHEYDQLKENLSKKTADLSTCAIEYVDDGEGNIVEVHDPIKVSTKGATKVDENRPMSKNGRPLSYDEIRIRCGACKLLGHTKRSKKCKLNKKSVVGEEE; encoded by the exons atgaccctggtggatatgattttgcactatgagaacGCCGTTGTACGTATCCGTGAGAATGAGGCACGAGATGATtgcacggcctcacagagtttaccggtgccagttactagctcgagggaacttgagatagctgcttctcacgtcttcactccagcaaacttctatatgttgcaagctGATCTTAGGAAAATTGGtggcatggagattgtagaaataaagctcggagacggatcacagcagtacatcgtggcctggaagaataaccggaagagccgtttttgggtggagtacactccagtaaattccgcagaaactataaggtgcagctgcagaagaatgattcgaaagggtctaccttgcaagcacatattccatgtactgaagtacttgaatatatctgaaataccaaagtgtttagttcttgtgcGGTTCACGAAAGAcgcaaggttgggactgcccgcCAGGCGCACAAGCGATCTGTTGGGATTTGGATGGACTGGAGCAGctgaaagaatgaaatatagccaggtcagtgtgttGGCTTCAGAAGCTATGCATGCAGCATGCAAACACCCAactttgtgggatcagttacaggagAGTTTGAAGACCGTGATAGCTAAGAGCCATGAGTATGATCAGCTAAAGGAAAATTTGAGTAAGAAAACGGCTGATCTTAGTACTTGTGCAATTGAATATGTAGATGATGGTGAAGGCAACATAGTTGAAGTTCATGATCCTATTAAAGTATCAACGAAAGGTGCAACTAAGGTAGATGAGAACCGCCCTATGTCGAAAAATGGTAGGCCACTTTCGTACGACGAGATCAGAATCAGGTGCGGCGCATGCAAATTGCTAGGGCACACTAAACGcagcaagaaatgcaaactaaataAGAA AAGCGTGGTGGGCGAAGAAGAGTAG